The following coding sequences lie in one Rutidosis leptorrhynchoides isolate AG116_Rl617_1_P2 chromosome 6, CSIRO_AGI_Rlap_v1, whole genome shotgun sequence genomic window:
- the LOC139855052 gene encoding acetyl-coenzyme A carboxylase carboxyl transferase subunit beta, chloroplastic-like, which yields MTIHLLYFHANREQENSMKRWWFNSMLVKKEFEHRCKLSKATGRLGPIENASESKDPNINDLDKNIQSWGGHDNSSNVDLFFGVKDIRNFISDDTFLVKDINGDSSIEEPYAEFLATWRFEANVDQEDYNSHPCIHFRHQNQMHHMTLAQFAMHLELYKISHVKRLVFKRGYTILNPIDYQAFWQTYTSDNEAWSSSKKASNFTNPVHHILHHLIAKTLHLKTQHGGAVTVNDMRLMHAEKSRSY from the exons ATGACTATTCATCTATTGTATTTTCATGCAAATAGGGAGCAAGAAAACTCTATGAAAAGATGGTGGTTCAATTCGATGTTAGTTAAGAAGGAGTTCGAACACAGATGTAAGCTAAGTAAAGCAACGGGCAGGCTTGGTCCTATTGAAAATGCCAGTGAAAGTAAAGATCCGAATATAAATGATTTGGATAAAAACATTCAGAGTTGGGGTGGTCATGACAATTCCAGTAATGTTGATCTTTTTTTTGGCGTCAAGGACATTCGGAATTTCATCTCTGATGATACTTTTTTAGTTAAAGATATTAATGGGGACA gttcgattgag GAACCATATGCAGAGTTTTTGGCAACGTGGAGATTCGAAGCAAATGTTGACCAAGAGGATTATAACAGTCATCCATGCATACATTTCCGCCACCAGAACCAGATGCATCACATGACTCTCGCACAGTTCGCAATGCACCTAGAGCTGTACAAAATATCACACGTTAAACGATTAGTGTTCAAGAGAGGATACACCATCCTAAACCCAATCGATTATCAAGCATTCTGGCAAACCTACACATCCGATAATGAAGCCTGGAGTTCAAGTAAAAAGGCTTCAAATTTCACCAATCCTGTTCACCACATTCTTCACCACCTCATCGCCAAAACCCTTCACCTAAAAACCCAACATGGCGGTGCCGTCACCGTTAATGATATGCGCCTAATGCACGCTGAaaagtcccgttcatattga